One stretch of Thermoprotei archaeon DNA includes these proteins:
- a CDS encoding MerR family DNA-binding transcriptional regulator, whose amino-acid sequence MSEKLYTIKEAKKLLGVTTWTVQQWDKQGKIRRVRTVGQIV is encoded by the coding sequence ATGTCCGAAAAGCTCTATACAATCAAGGAGGCAAAGAAGCTTCTTGGAGTCACCACCTGGACCGTTCAGCAATGGGATAAACAAGGTAAAATAAGGCGTGTTAGGACTGTTGGACAGATAGTATAA
- the rpsJ gene encoding 30S ribosomal protein S10 has translation MPQVARIKLSSLNLTELEQVVAEIKDIAEKQGSKIAGPIPLPTKRLRVVTRKTPCGEGTHTFDKWEMRIHSRLIDVVASDRLMRQIMRIKVPDTVKIEIKLLTS, from the coding sequence ATGCCTCAAGTAGCGCGTATAAAGCTTTCAAGTTTAAATTTAACAGAGCTAGAACAAGTTGTAGCAGAAATAAAAGATATTGCGGAAAAACAGGGCTCTAAAATTGCAGGACCAATCCCATTGCCAACGAAACGATTAAGAGTTGTCACTAGAAAAACACCGTGCGGTGAAGGAACACATACGTTCGATAAATGGGAAATGCGCATTCACTCAAGACTAATTGATGTAGTTGCAAGCGATCGATTAATGAGACAGATAATGAGAATCAAAGTACCTGATACTGTAAAGATCGAAATCAAACTTTTAACTTCTTAA
- a CDS encoding acetoacetate--CoA ligase has protein sequence MKTALWSPSEELIKQANITKFIEFVNKKYDLKIKSYNELYKWSIENIPDFWAAVWDFVGIKASRSYDIIVDDLSKFPGAKWFIGARLNFAENLLRYRDDHLAFIFKSEIGKYKRITYSELYDIVSRLVRSLKEIALSPGDRVAAYMPNIPETSIAMLASTSIGAIWSSCGVELGPNAVLDRFTQINPKVLFTVDGYPYKGKIYDLLPNVEKVAKGISSLEKIIIIPYINDKPDISTIPNAILYNNFISSTKEEIIFEQLPFDHPVYIMFSSGTTGKPKSMVQGAGGILINHLKELILHTDLKRDDRITYITSPSWMMWNWLMSSLAVGATIVLYDGNPNYPDWTTMWRLIQEERITIFGCSASYINYLRNVGAQPKKFFDLSSLREISQTGSSLSAEGFEYVYREIKADLHFNSISGGTDINGCFAAGSPIQPVFAGELQGPALGMKIRAYDEKGIPVFDQQGELVCEAPAPSMPLYFWNDPDGKKYWESYFSYYAPYRNVWRHGDWIIIHSDTGGITFLGRSDFTLKPSGIRIGPAEIYRVLEKFKEIADSLAVGQKWKGDERIILFVKLNYGYRLTDELKDRIRKALREEASPRHVPALIIETSDIPYTFNMKKVESAVYNIINGKPVTNRDALINPESLDFYEKIIPQLQKEE, from the coding sequence ATGAAGACAGCTTTATGGTCTCCTTCAGAAGAACTAATAAAACAAGCTAACATAACAAAGTTCATTGAATTCGTAAACAAGAAATATGATCTAAAGATAAAATCTTATAATGAATTGTATAAATGGTCTATAGAAAATATACCAGATTTTTGGGCTGCAGTCTGGGATTTTGTTGGGATTAAGGCATCGCGTTCATATGATATTATAGTTGATGATTTGAGCAAGTTCCCTGGCGCTAAATGGTTTATAGGTGCTCGATTAAATTTTGCTGAAAATCTTTTAAGATATAGAGATGATCACTTAGCTTTTATATTTAAATCTGAAATCGGAAAATATAAACGAATCACATATTCTGAATTATATGATATAGTATCACGTTTAGTGAGATCTTTAAAAGAGATTGCACTCTCCCCTGGAGATCGTGTAGCTGCCTATATGCCTAATATACCAGAGACTTCAATAGCTATGTTAGCATCTACAAGTATAGGTGCTATATGGTCATCATGTGGTGTCGAATTAGGACCTAATGCGGTCTTAGATCGATTTACTCAAATAAACCCAAAAGTCTTGTTTACTGTTGATGGATATCCATACAAAGGAAAAATTTATGATTTATTGCCTAATGTTGAGAAAGTTGCTAAAGGAATTTCTTCGCTAGAAAAAATCATCATTATTCCATACATAAATGATAAGCCTGACATAAGTACCATTCCTAATGCTATTCTTTATAATAATTTTATCTCATCTACAAAAGAGGAAATTATTTTTGAACAATTACCTTTTGATCATCCGGTCTACATAATGTTTTCATCTGGTACAACCGGAAAACCGAAAAGTATGGTTCAAGGAGCTGGAGGTATCTTAATTAATCATCTGAAAGAACTCATCCTTCATACAGATTTGAAACGTGATGATAGAATTACTTACATAACAAGTCCTAGTTGGATGATGTGGAATTGGTTAATGAGTTCTCTGGCTGTTGGTGCTACTATAGTCCTATATGATGGTAATCCTAATTATCCTGATTGGACAACAATGTGGAGATTAATTCAAGAAGAGAGAATAACAATTTTTGGTTGCAGTGCCAGTTACATAAATTATCTTAGAAATGTTGGGGCACAACCTAAAAAGTTTTTTGATCTATCATCGTTAAGAGAGATCTCTCAAACTGGTTCTTCTCTTTCGGCAGAAGGATTTGAGTATGTTTACAGAGAAATTAAGGCGGATTTGCATTTTAATTCTATTTCTGGTGGTACAGATATTAATGGTTGTTTTGCTGCAGGTTCTCCAATACAACCAGTTTTTGCAGGTGAATTACAAGGTCCAGCTCTTGGAATGAAAATTAGAGCATATGACGAGAAAGGAATTCCAGTTTTTGATCAGCAAGGAGAACTTGTATGTGAAGCTCCAGCCCCCTCAATGCCTCTCTACTTTTGGAACGATCCTGATGGTAAAAAATACTGGGAATCGTATTTTAGTTATTATGCTCCGTATCGTAATGTATGGAGACACGGCGATTGGATTATAATTCATAGTGATACTGGTGGGATAACTTTCCTTGGACGTTCAGATTTTACTCTCAAACCTTCTGGTATACGCATCGGTCCTGCAGAGATTTACAGAGTATTGGAGAAATTTAAAGAAATTGCTGACAGTCTTGCTGTTGGACAGAAATGGAAAGGTGACGAACGTATTATATTATTTGTTAAATTGAATTATGGATATAGACTGACAGATGAACTAAAAGATAGGATAAGGAAAGCATTACGTGAAGAAGCCTCACCTAGACACGTCCCAGCCCTAATTATAGAAACCTCAGACATACCATATACATTTAATATGAAAAAGGTAGAAAGCGCAGTTTATAACATAATAAATGGTAAGCCTGTAACAAATAGAGATGCGCTTATAAACCCAGAATCCTTAGATTTTTATGAAAAAATAATTCCACAACTTCAGAAAGAAGAGTAA
- a CDS encoding carbohydrate kinase family protein, whose amino-acid sequence MVDVIAVGNANIDLMFTITYFPKPDEEVLGKDFRIVPGGSASNFAVAISRLGVATGLIASLGDDAFGQLIMNNLKNENIDISHIKVIKNFPTGIVTIFIDEHGERRMIAYRGANLMLSKDDIDVRYIKSAKLVHLSGTKLDLSEYISSIAKHEGLTVSFDPGSVISSMGIIKCKTVLSNTDILFVNRLEIIQLTGIQDILNGVYELINYGPSIVVVKLGSEGSLAVTKNKKIRVPAFKVKVINTTGAGDAFDAGFLKAFLFNMKIEDALKIGNAVAALSITKPEPRLSFPKFDEVAHFLRTQTSS is encoded by the coding sequence ATGGTCGATGTGATTGCAGTTGGAAATGCTAATATTGATCTTATGTTTACGATAACATATTTTCCTAAACCAGATGAGGAAGTTCTAGGCAAAGATTTTAGAATTGTACCTGGAGGTTCAGCATCTAATTTTGCAGTAGCAATTTCGCGCCTTGGGGTTGCAACAGGTCTTATAGCATCTCTTGGTGATGATGCCTTTGGACAATTGATAATGAATAATCTAAAAAATGAAAATATTGATATATCTCACATCAAAGTTATTAAAAATTTCCCCACGGGCATAGTTACAATATTCATAGATGAACATGGAGAGAGAAGAATGATTGCATATAGAGGTGCGAACCTAATGCTGAGTAAAGATGATATAGACGTGAGATATATTAAATCGGCAAAATTAGTTCATCTAAGCGGAACAAAATTAGACCTATCTGAATATATTTCATCTATAGCAAAGCACGAAGGCTTAACTGTATCTTTTGACCCAGGAAGTGTGATATCTTCAATGGGTATTATAAAATGTAAAACAGTGCTTAGTAATACTGATATACTATTTGTTAACCGCCTAGAGATCATACAATTAACAGGAATACAAGATATTTTGAATGGTGTTTATGAATTAATCAACTATGGGCCTTCTATAGTAGTTGTGAAATTAGGCTCGGAAGGATCACTGGCTGTAACTAAGAATAAGAAGATAAGAGTTCCTGCATTTAAGGTCAAAGTTATTAATACAACCGGTGCAGGTGATGCATTTGATGCAGGATTTCTGAAAGCATTTTTATTTAATATGAAAATAGAAGATGCGCTAAAAATTGGTAACGCAGTTGCAGCATTATCAATAACAAAACCTGAGCCAAGGTTATCATTTCCTAAATTTGATGAAGTAGCGCATTTCTTAAGAACACAGACTTCATCATAA
- a CDS encoding indolepyruvate oxidoreductase subunit beta: protein MNKILTLIITGVGGQGILTLSEIIGRALMKKGFNVKSTEIHGLAQRGGSVISHLKAGFTEFSPIADDGSADVVIGLEALETLRTARYMNPKTIVLVNDNIIKPVLPKINIPDKEEIYVRIKKITKNIIKIDADSIARKLNAIQVINTVMLGALAGTEVLPLSSNELLNAIKERIAPKFYLVNELAFNEGYEISKQVISEIGLHLKEKIS from the coding sequence ATGAATAAAATTTTAACATTAATAATAACGGGTGTAGGTGGACAAGGTATATTAACATTATCAGAAATCATAGGGCGTGCACTAATGAAAAAGGGATTCAACGTGAAGAGTACAGAGATTCATGGATTGGCTCAAAGAGGAGGTTCTGTAATTTCGCACCTAAAAGCTGGTTTTACAGAATTTTCACCAATAGCAGATGATGGGAGTGCTGATGTTGTTATAGGTTTGGAGGCCCTAGAAACTTTAAGAACTGCAAGATATATGAATCCTAAGACAATAGTCCTTGTGAATGATAATATTATCAAACCTGTTCTTCCAAAGATAAACATTCCAGATAAAGAGGAAATATACGTTAGAATTAAAAAAATCACAAAGAATATAATAAAAATCGATGCTGATAGTATAGCTAGAAAGCTAAATGCTATTCAAGTAATTAATACTGTGATGCTGGGTGCATTAGCAGGTACAGAAGTACTTCCACTTTCGTCAAACGAATTGCTTAATGCCATCAAAGAACGGATAGCTCCGAAGTTCTATCTTGTAAACGAGCTAGCATTCAATGAAGGCTATGAAATTTCTAAACAAGTTATATCGGAAATCGGGTTGCACCTTAAAGAAAAGATCTCATAG
- a CDS encoding phosphoribosyltransferase family protein: MNEVCIYKGQKYYTIGLFNLIRKLPIVPVDDDIWIASDAELVLEDTEFISRAAQEIAETIKPLNPDIIITPEAKSIALTYEISKNLNHKRFVVARKSVKGYMKEHIIEQVRSITTKEEQMLVLNLDDINLIKDHKVCIFDDVVSTGGTIKALESLVKKAEGKIVCKISIWREGPWYKTNDLLFFDILPIFVSKKLYNKFIKT; this comes from the coding sequence ATGAACGAAGTTTGCATCTATAAGGGACAAAAATATTATACAATAGGATTATTTAACCTCATAAGAAAGCTTCCTATAGTACCTGTTGATGATGATATTTGGATAGCATCTGATGCTGAGCTTGTACTGGAAGATACTGAATTTATCAGCAGAGCCGCCCAGGAAATAGCGGAAACAATAAAACCATTAAACCCAGACATAATAATAACACCAGAAGCAAAATCAATTGCATTGACGTATGAGATTTCAAAAAACCTTAATCATAAACGATTTGTTGTCGCTAGAAAAAGTGTCAAAGGATACATGAAAGAGCACATAATTGAACAAGTTAGATCTATAACAACAAAGGAAGAACAAATGCTAGTATTAAACTTGGATGATATAAATCTTATTAAAGATCATAAAGTATGTATCTTTGATGATGTAGTATCCACCGGAGGAACCATAAAAGCATTGGAAAGCCTCGTAAAAAAAGCTGAAGGTAAAATTGTGTGTAAAATTAGTATCTGGCGTGAAGGACCATGGTATAAAACAAATGATTTATTATTCTTTGACATACTTCCTATTTTTGTTTCAAAAAAACTTTATAACAAATTTATAAAAACATGA
- a CDS encoding ECF transporter S component produces MNKTMIIAITSVMTALVAVTTMAISVYIAPTRGYFNIGEAAVYLTALLFGPYVGAFAGGVGSAISDITLGYFQYAPGTLVIKGLEGFITGYLTHKFSKKIAKKSWRAGLVGILSIILVIAMVVLFMYYQGIAEFTIGSFVFTLLIPGILWIILVIFALIGIIASTLKLDPELGWIAFSVIIGGIEMVTGYFLYELIIVGAEAYAEIPFNIGQMTIGLLISLPIYRSLRKRLVL; encoded by the coding sequence ATGAATAAGACTATGATTATTGCCATAACTAGTGTCATGACTGCTTTAGTAGCAGTAACTACCATGGCCATAAGTGTCTATATAGCACCTACACGTGGGTATTTTAATATAGGAGAAGCTGCAGTTTATCTTACTGCATTACTTTTTGGTCCATATGTTGGGGCATTTGCGGGTGGTGTTGGTTCTGCCATATCAGATATAACCTTAGGTTATTTTCAGTATGCACCTGGGACATTGGTAATTAAAGGTTTAGAAGGCTTTATTACAGGCTATCTGACACATAAATTTTCGAAGAAAATAGCTAAAAAATCATGGAGAGCTGGATTAGTAGGAATTTTATCAATAATTTTAGTTATCGCAATGGTAGTACTCTTTATGTATTATCAGGGTATTGCAGAGTTTACAATAGGGAGTTTCGTCTTTACTTTATTAATACCAGGAATTTTGTGGATAATTTTAGTAATTTTTGCATTAATAGGTATTATAGCAAGTACACTAAAGCTTGATCCTGAACTAGGTTGGATAGCATTCTCAGTAATAATTGGTGGCATAGAAATGGTGACTGGATACTTTTTGTATGAACTAATCATAGTTGGAGCCGAAGCCTATGCAGAGATACCATTTAACATAGGACAGATGACCATAGGACTTTTAATAAGCTTACCAATATATAGATCGTTAAGAAAGAGATTAGTATTGTAG
- the tuf gene encoding translation elongation factor EF-1 subunit alpha: MSSKKPHMNLIVAGHVDHGKSTTVGHILTLLGIVDERKMKEIEEEAKKKGKEFAKYAWILDTYKEERERDMTVNLSFLEFETKKYYWTIIDAPGHRDFVKNMVTGASQADAAILVVSAKRGEYEAGTGVTGQTREHAFLLKTMGVNQLVVTVNKMDDETVQWSKQRYEEVKSGLEKMLKMLGYKTDTIRFIPTSAWYGDNLLERSKNTSWYDGPTLIEALDEFSQPPRLIDKPLRLPVEAVYSISGVGLVPVGRVETGIMKPGDMVVFMPAGKKAEIKSIEMHHKRLDQAVPGDNIGFNVKGVEKNDVKRGDVIGPESSPPTVAQEFTARIFVLYHPTSIAVGYTPVMHVHTATVATQFVELSKKLDPRTGQTIENNPKFLKQGDAAIVRLKPLRPTPIEIYQNFPPLGRFAIRDMGRTIAAGVILDIKPLEIKIK, encoded by the coding sequence ATGTCATCTAAAAAACCACACATGAACCTGATAGTGGCAGGACACGTAGATCACGGTAAATCAACTACGGTAGGACACATACTTACTCTACTAGGAATCGTTGACGAGCGCAAGATGAAAGAAATAGAAGAGGAAGCTAAAAAGAAAGGCAAAGAGTTTGCAAAATATGCTTGGATTCTTGATACCTACAAAGAAGAACGAGAGAGAGACATGACAGTAAACCTTTCATTCTTAGAATTTGAAACGAAAAAATACTATTGGACTATTATAGATGCTCCAGGTCATAGGGACTTCGTAAAAAACATGGTAACAGGAGCATCACAAGCTGATGCAGCTATATTAGTTGTCTCAGCTAAAAGAGGTGAATATGAAGCAGGTACAGGCGTCACAGGCCAAACACGAGAACATGCATTCCTTTTAAAAACTATGGGTGTTAACCAATTAGTAGTTACTGTGAACAAAATGGATGATGAAACAGTCCAGTGGAGTAAACAGCGATACGAGGAAGTAAAAAGCGGGTTAGAAAAAATGCTAAAAATGCTTGGATATAAAACTGATACAATACGCTTTATTCCAACCTCCGCATGGTATGGTGATAACTTGTTAGAACGCAGTAAAAATACATCATGGTATGATGGACCAACTTTGATAGAAGCTTTAGACGAATTCTCTCAACCACCAAGACTTATTGACAAACCATTAAGATTACCAGTAGAAGCGGTTTACAGCATTTCTGGTGTCGGTCTGGTACCTGTAGGTAGGGTTGAAACTGGTATTATGAAACCTGGTGATATGGTAGTGTTCATGCCTGCAGGAAAAAAGGCTGAAATAAAGTCAATAGAAATGCACCATAAAAGACTCGATCAGGCAGTACCTGGTGACAACATTGGTTTTAACGTAAAAGGTGTTGAGAAAAACGATGTAAAGAGAGGAGACGTTATAGGTCCTGAAAGCTCTCCACCAACTGTTGCACAAGAATTCACAGCAAGAATCTTCGTCCTCTATCACCCAACATCCATAGCGGTAGGCTATACTCCAGTCATGCACGTTCATACAGCAACTGTTGCTACACAATTCGTTGAACTATCAAAGAAACTTGATCCTAGAACAGGACAAACAATTGAAAACAATCCTAAGTTCCTGAAACAGGGTGATGCAGCAATTGTAAGATTAAAACCATTAAGACCAACACCAATCGAAATATATCAGAACTTCCCACCATTAGGCAGATTCGCTATTAGAGATATGGGCAGAACTATAGCAGCCGGTGTAATATTAGATATTAAGCCATTAGAAATTAAGATTAAGTAA
- the iorA gene encoding indolepyruvate ferredoxin oxidoreductase subunit alpha, translating into MRHEILDSSEKIVYLLGNEAIARGALEAGVDLASGYPGTPSTEVLETLINVADKVGIKAGWAVNEKVAYENGIAASLSGLRALVTMKHVGLNVAADSFVSSAYTGVIGGLVVVVADDPSMYSSQNEQDTRFYGQLAHVPVIEPSNAQECKDFVKVAFDISEKVELPVILRTTTRVSHSRGVVKLGKVIKMDRKPLFSKNPGRFQLLPSIAKKNKILLLERFNKLNNLIEEVKLEKRIESGSRLGIITAGAAYSNVVEAVDTLDLWDAVSILKLAFTYPIPKKVVSDFIRSVNEILVVEELDPIIENSVKSIMVDENLVKRIHGKDLIPEFYELSPRHVIIALSKLTGVKVSRDYSFYDNINNELTKFLPPRPPAFCAGCPHRSTLYSLQRALAIMRVSYIYSNDIGCYSLSVNPPFGFGDVLYSMGAGVGVGQGLAFLQDQFIVAAVGDSTFYHAAIPALINAVHNRTPLLILVMDNGVTAMTGQQSHPGTGVLLGTGGIPIENIVQSLGIEYVKVINSFNIKDGIDIIKNAIKYVLENKRPAVVISRGLCALEEINLHRVRGEKMKLYTVDNLKCTGCKVCTDYFTCPAISLSGNKAFIDPLLCTGCGSCAQICPYRAIMEVK; encoded by the coding sequence ATGAGGCATGAGATTTTAGATTCTTCTGAAAAAATTGTTTATCTTCTTGGTAATGAAGCAATTGCTAGAGGAGCTCTTGAAGCAGGAGTTGATCTTGCTTCTGGTTATCCAGGCACTCCTTCTACTGAAGTTTTAGAGACTTTAATTAATGTTGCTGACAAAGTTGGAATAAAAGCTGGATGGGCAGTGAATGAGAAGGTTGCTTATGAAAATGGTATCGCTGCATCACTTTCAGGACTTAGGGCATTAGTTACAATGAAGCACGTAGGTTTAAATGTTGCAGCTGATTCCTTCGTGAGTTCCGCTTACACTGGTGTAATTGGCGGTCTTGTTGTAGTGGTTGCTGATGATCCTAGTATGTATTCATCTCAGAATGAACAGGATACTAGATTTTATGGCCAACTTGCGCACGTTCCAGTTATTGAACCTAGTAACGCTCAAGAGTGCAAAGATTTTGTAAAGGTTGCTTTTGACATTTCAGAAAAAGTTGAGTTGCCAGTCATATTAAGAACTACTACTCGTGTTAGTCATTCTCGTGGAGTTGTTAAACTTGGAAAAGTTATAAAGATGGATAGAAAACCATTGTTTAGTAAGAATCCTGGACGTTTCCAACTTTTACCTTCTATCGCTAAGAAGAATAAGATACTCCTTTTAGAACGTTTTAATAAATTGAACAATTTGATTGAGGAGGTCAAGTTAGAAAAAAGAATCGAAAGTGGTTCAAGATTAGGAATAATAACTGCTGGAGCTGCATATTCAAATGTTGTTGAGGCTGTAGACACTTTAGATTTATGGGATGCAGTGAGTATTCTAAAGTTAGCTTTCACTTATCCAATACCAAAAAAAGTTGTTAGTGATTTTATTAGATCTGTTAATGAAATATTAGTTGTTGAGGAGTTAGATCCAATAATTGAAAATAGCGTAAAAAGTATCATGGTAGATGAGAATTTGGTAAAACGAATACACGGAAAGGATTTAATTCCAGAGTTCTATGAGCTGAGCCCAAGACATGTAATAATTGCTCTTTCCAAATTAACTGGTGTTAAAGTTTCTAGGGATTATTCATTTTACGATAACATTAATAACGAGTTAACAAAATTTTTACCACCTAGACCTCCAGCTTTTTGTGCCGGTTGTCCGCACAGATCTACGTTGTACTCATTGCAAAGAGCATTAGCTATTATGCGAGTCAGTTACATTTACAGTAATGATATTGGATGTTATAGTTTATCTGTAAATCCACCGTTTGGATTTGGTGACGTTCTTTATTCTATGGGGGCTGGCGTTGGTGTTGGACAGGGATTAGCATTCTTACAAGATCAGTTTATCGTTGCAGCTGTAGGCGACTCTACATTTTATCATGCCGCCATACCTGCTTTAATTAATGCGGTTCATAATCGTACACCTTTGTTAATTCTTGTTATGGATAATGGTGTTACTGCTATGACAGGTCAACAGAGTCATCCGGGCACTGGCGTACTTCTCGGTACAGGAGGAATACCAATTGAGAATATAGTACAATCATTGGGCATTGAATATGTGAAAGTTATTAATTCTTTTAATATAAAGGATGGTATAGACATTATTAAGAATGCAATAAAATATGTTCTTGAAAATAAGAGACCTGCTGTTGTGATTTCACGTGGATTATGTGCTCTTGAGGAAATAAATCTTCATAGAGTCCGTGGAGAAAAAATGAAACTTTATACTGTTGATAATTTGAAGTGCACTGGATGTAAAGTCTGTACGGATTATTTCACATGTCCTGCTATTAGCCTTTCAGGGAACAAAGCATTCATAGATCCATTGTTATGCACTGGATGCGGTTCATGTGCTCAGATATGCCCATACAGAGCTATAATGGAGGTAAAATAG